In Zea mays cultivar B73 chromosome 7, Zm-B73-REFERENCE-NAM-5.0, whole genome shotgun sequence, the following proteins share a genomic window:
- the LOC100217096 gene encoding Chromatin remodeling protein EBS: MAKTKQGKRDVDAYTIKGTNKVVRVGDCVLMRPADTDNPPYVARVERMESDGRGSVRVRVRWYYRPEEAKGGRRPFHGAKELFLSDHFDTQSAHTIEGKCIVHSFKSYTKLDNVGPEDFYCRFDYKAATGAFTPDRVAVYCKCEMPYNPDDLMVQCEGCKDWFHPSCMGMTIEQAKKIDHYMCSDCAKENGAKRPSNSYSVSPNSDSKIESKRRKR; this comes from the exons ATGGCCAAGACGAAGCAAGGGAAGCGGGATGTCGACGCCTATACCATCAAGGGCACCAACAAGGTGGTCCGAG TGGGGGACTGCGTGCTGATGCGGCCAGCGGACACGGACAACCCGCCGTACGTGGCGCGGGTGGAGCGGATGGAGTCGGACGGGCGCGGCAGCGTGAGGGTGCGGGTGCGCTGGTACTACCGCCCCGAGGAGGCCAAGGGCGGCCGACGCCCGTTCCACGGTGCCAAGGAGCTCTTCCTCTCCGACCACTTCGACACGCAGAGCGCCCACACCATTGAGGGCAAGTGCATCGTTCACTCCTTCAAGAGCTACACCAAGCTCGACAACGTTGGTCCGGAGGACTTCTactgccgatttgactacaaggcCGCCACCGGTGCATTCACCCCCGACCGTGTCGCCGT ATATTGCAAGTGTGAGATGCCGTACAACCCGGATGACCTCATGGTGCAGTGTGAAGGATGCAAGGACTG GTTCCATCCGTCTTGTATGGGAATGACCATTGAGCAAGCAAAAAAGATAGATCATTACATGTGCTCGGATTGTGCTAAAGAAAATGGTGCAAAGAGACCCTCAAATTCATACTCAGTTTCACCAAACTCAGATTCTAAG ATTGAATCAAAGAGGCGCAAGAGATAA